Sequence from the Actinomyces slackii genome:
GGCGTGGGCCAGCACCAGATGTGGGCCGCCCACCACCTGGACTTCCACCAGCAGCACACCTGGCTGACCTCAGCGGGGGCGGGGACCATGGGCTACGGCGTGCCGGCCGCCATGGGCGCCAAGCGGGCCCGCCCCGATCGACCCGTCTGGCTGATCGACGGCGATGGCTGCTTCCAGATGACCAACCAGGAGCTGGCCACCTGCACGATCAACGGCATCCCCATCAAGGTCGCCGTCATCAACAACTCCTCCCTGGGAATGGTGCGCCAGTGGCAGACCCTCTTCTACGGGGAGCGCTACTCCAACACCGACCTGCACACCGGTGCGGGCACCCAGCGGGTCCCCGACTTCGTCACCATGGCGCAGTCCTATGGCGCGGTGGGCCTGCGCTGCGAGCGCCTGGAGGATGTTGACGAGATCATCGCCCAGGCCAACGCCATCAATGACCGCCCCGTCGTCGTGGACTTCATCGTCTCGGCGGACGCCCAGGTCTGGCCGATGGTGGCAGCCGGTTTGTCCAATGACGAGATCCAGCACGCCCGGGGCATGAGCCCCCAGTGGGAAGAGGAGTGAGATACGTGAGCCACAAGCACACGCTGTCCGTCCTGGTCGAGAACAAGCCCGGCGTGCTCACGCGCGTCTCGGCGCTGTTCACCCGACGCGGCTTCAACATCCACTCCCTGGCCGTGGGGCCCACCGAGCACGAGGCCATCTCGCGCATCACGGTGATCGCCGACGCCGAGGGGCTGGCCATGGAGCAGGTCATCAAGCAGCTCAACAAGCTCGTCAACGTCCTCAAGATCGTCGAGCTCGATCCTGATACGTCCCTGGCGCGCGAGCTCTACCTCATCAAGGTTCGGGCCGACGACTCCAACCGCACCGCGGTCCTGCAGATCGTCGACCTGTTCCGGGCGCATGTCGTGGACGTCGCCCCCACATCGGTGGTCATCGAGACCATCGGCTCGGAATCCAAGATCCAAGCGCTGCTGACGGCCCTGGAGCCCCACGGCGTCAAGGAGATCGTCCAGTCCGGCACCGTCGCGATCACTCGCGGCCCTCGATCCATCACCGACCAACTCAAGGAGAAGTGAGAAGCAACCATGGCAGCTGAGAAGTTCTACGACGACGACGCCGACCTGTCGATCATCCAGTCCAAGAAGGTCGCGATCATCGGCTACGGCTCCCAGGGGCACGCCCACGCCCTCAACCTGCGCGACTCGGGCGTGGAGGTGGTCGTGGGCCTGCGCGAGGGCTCGGCCTCCGTGGCCAAGGCCGAGGAGGCCGGCCTGACCGTCAAGCCCATCGCCGAGGCCGTGGCCTGGGCCGACGTCGTCGTGGTGCTGGCTCCCGACCAGGTCCAGGCCGCCCTGTACACCGCGGAGATCGAGCCCAACATCAAGCCGGGCTCGGCCCTGCTGTTCTCCCACGGGTTCAACATCCACTTCGGCTACATCAGGCCCTCCGAGCAGATCGACGTCGTCATGGTCGCCCCCAAGGGCCCCGGCCACACGGTGCGCCGCGAGTACGAGGCGGGCCGCGGGGTGCCGGTCCTGGTCTGCGTGGAGCAGGACGCCAGCGGATCGGCCTGGGAGCTGGCGCTGTCCTACGCCAAGGGCGTGGGCGGAACCCGGGCGGGGGCCATCAAGACCACCTTCCGCGAGGAGACCGAGACCGACCTCTTCGGCGAGCAGACCGTCCTGTGCGGGGGCGTCTCCCAGCTCATCCAGTACGGCTTCGAGACCCTGACCGAGGCCGGCTACCAGCCCGAGATGGCCTACTTCGAGGTCCTCCACGAGCTCAAGCTCATCGTGGACCTCATCGTGGAGGGCGGTATCTCCAAGCAGCGCTGGTCCATCTCCGACACCGCCGAGTACGGCGACTACGTCTCCGGGCCGCGCGTCATCACCCCGGAGGTCAAGGAGCACATGAAGGAGGTCCTGGCCGACATCCAGGACGGGACCTTCGCCAAGCGCTTCATGGAGGACCAGGCCGCCGGCGGACCGGAGTTCAAGGAGCTGCGGGCCAAGGGCGAGGGCCACCCGATCGAGACGGTGGGCCGTGAGGTGCGCTCCATGTTCGCCTGGCGCGCCGACCTGGACCAGGACTACACCGAGGGCTCCGTGGCTCGCTGAGTCGCAGGCCTGACAGCCGCATGGGCCGGGCCCCGCAGGGACATCCCCGCGGGGCCCGGCCCGTTGCCGGCTGCGCGTCTGGGGCTTGGTCGGAGGACCCGCGTTGCCGTGCGGGCCGGCCGACTCCTGCCCGCCTTCCGCGGAGTCGATCATCTAGGCTTGGCTCGCCATGAGTAAAGCGATGAACGCCCTCTTCGGGGCCCTGCCCATGCCTGGCGCCCAGCCCGCCGCCGAGGCCGCCCTGCCCGCACTGGCCGCCCCCGACGACGCCTGGGAGCCCACCGAGGCCCCGCCTGCCCCCGAGGACCTCGAGGACCTCGAACAGGCCCCCCAGGATGCCTCGGCCGTGGCCCCCACCTGGGAGGAGCGCCAGGCCGAGCTGGCCGCCCTCGTCGCCGGAGCTCAGGCCCGGGCCGCCGCCCAGGCTCAGGACGCCGTCGGCCCTCAGGGGCGCGCCGGCTCCCAGGCGAGGGCCACGGGGCCCTGGGGCGTGAGCGTCGCCGACCCCCAGGCCCTCATCGAGGGCCTCAACCCCGCTCAGGCCGAGGCCGTCATCCACGCCGGCTCCCCCCTGCTCATCATCGCCGGCGCCGGCTCGGGCAAGACCCGCGTGCTCACCCACCGCATCGCCCATCTCATCGCCACCGGTCGCGCACGCCCCGGGGAGATCCTGGCCATCACCTTCACCAACAAGGCGGCCGCAGAGATGCGCGAGCGGGTATCGGCTCTGGTGGGCCCGGCCGGGGAGCGCATGTGGGTCTCCACCTTCCACTCCGCCTGCGTGCGCATCCTGCGCCGTGAGCATGAGGCCGCGGGGCTGCGCTCGACCTTCTCCATCTACGACGCCGCCGACTCCACCCGCCTCATCACCCTCATCGTGCGCGAGCTGGGGATCGACCCCAAGCGCTTCACCCCCAAGGTCCTGGCCCACCGCATCTCGGACCTGAAGAACGAGCTCATCACGCCGGCGCAGTTCGCCGAGACCGCCCAGACCTCCAACCCCCTGGAGCGCCACCTCGCGGAGGTCTACCCCGCCTACGCCGCCCGCCTGGCCGCCGCCAACGCCCTGGACTTCGACGACATCATCATGCGCACCGTCCAGCTCCTCCAGGCCCGGCCCGCGGTGGCCGAGATGTACCGGCGCCGCTTCCGCCACATCCTGGTCGACGAGTACCAGGACACCAACCACGCCCAGTACGTGCTCGTGCGCGAGCTGGTCGGCCCCGGCGCCTCAGGGGCCGCCTCGCCCCTGACGCCTGGGGAGCTGACGGTGGTGGGCGACTCCGACCAGTCCATCTACGCCTTCCGCGGTGCCACCATCCGCAACATCGAGGAGTTCGAGAAGGACTACCCCTCGGCCCGGACCATCCTGCTGGAGCAGAACTACCGCTCCACCCAGAACATCCTGGCCGCCGCCAACGCCGTCATCGCCCGCAACACGGGGCGCCGAGCCAAGAACCTGTGGACCGACTCCGGCGACGGCGCCCCGGTGGTGGGCTACGTGGCCGACTCCGAGCACGACGAGGCCCGATGGATCAGCCAGGAGATCGACCGCCTGTCCGATGAGCACGGGCTGCGGCCCGCGGATGTGGCCGTCTTCTACCGCACCAACGCCCAGTCCCGGGCCCTGGAGGAGGTCTTCATCCGCTCCGGTCAGCCCTACAAGGTGGTCGGCGGCACCCGCTTCTACGAGCGGCGCGAGATCAAGGACGCCATCGCCTACCTGCGCGCCGTGGACAACCCGGATGACGATGTCAACCTGCGCCGCATCCTCAACGTCCCCAAGCGCGGCCTGGGGGACAAGGCCGAGGCCGCCCTGGCGGAGCACGCCTCGCGCCACGCCATCTCCTTCGGCCTGGCCATCGCCGACGCCGCCGGCGCCCTGCGCGAGGGGGCCGGCGAGGCCGGGGCGGCCGGGGCAAGGGGGGCCGCCGAGCCGAGCGAGCCCCCGGCCGTCGAGGGGCTGACCACCAGGGCGCGCAACCAGGTGCGCGGCTTCCACGAGCTGCTGACCTCACTGCGGCACATGCTCGCTGCGGGTGACGGCGTGGCCGACATCCTCGATGCCGCCCTGGACTCCTCGGGCTACCTGGCCGAGCTGCGCGCCTCCGATGACCCCCAGGACGCCACCCGCGTGGAGAACCTCGCCGAGCTCCACTCCGTGGCCACCGACTTCCAGGGCGCCAACCCCGATGGATCCCTGGCCGACTTCCTGGAACGGGTCTCCCTGGTGGCCGACTCCGATCAGCTGCCCGACGCCCCCGAGCAGGATCAGGGGCAGATCACCCTCATGACCGTCCACACCGCCAAGGGCCTGGAGTTCCCCGCCGTCTTCGTCACCGGCATGGAGGACGGCACCTTCCCGCATATGCGGGCCCTGGCCGAGGACTCCGAGCTGGCCGAGGAGCGTCGTCTGGCCTACGTGGCCCTGACCCGTGCCCGCGAGCGCCTCTACCTCACCCGCGCAGCGGTGCGCAGCGCCTGGGGGGCGGCCAATGCGATGCCGGCCTCCCGCTTCCTCGACGACATCCCCGAGCAGACCATGGAGTGGAAGCGCCTGGCCTCCTCCAGTGAGCTCCTGCGCGGCTCCACGGGCTGGGGCAGCGGCTGGGGTGAGGGCGGATTCTCAGGGCGCTCATCGCGAGCCGGGCGGTCGACCCGCACCGAGGATGATGACTTCGCCCCGCCGGTGGGCGCGGGGACTCGCACGGGTCGGCTCGGGCGCGTCGAGAGCGCCAAGGACCGGGCGGCCAAGCGGGTCGAGGCGCGCAGGGCCCGCGCCGGGAAGCCCGAGCAGGCTCCGGCCGATCTTCCCGCCTGCGTGGCCGGGATCCGAGTCGGCGACCAGGTGCGCCACGACTCCTACGGCCTGGGCACGGTCGTTGGTCTGGAGGGGGCCGGGCGCTCGACCACGGCGCGCGTGGAGTTCGTCATCGACGGGGTCACCGTCACCAAGCGCCTCATCCTGCGCTACGCCCCGGTCGCCAAGGTGTGAACCCGCCCCGTGCTGTCCACGGTGAACAACTTTAGTGAGTGCCAGCCGCAGGCGCGATGATAAATGCGCAGGTCAGCCCTTCGTTTCTTCCAGGAACTGCCCTGTGGGGCAGCTTAAAGTTGTTCACGGTGGACAGATCCCCTCAGCATCTCTGTCAGCATGGCCTCAGCGGTGCAGCGCCACCAGGAGCTCCAGGACGCGGCGGGCACTGGCCTGGACCTCGCCGAGGGTCAGCCCTGCCTCGCGGTGGCCCTCGACGATGGAGTCGTCGTGCCCCTCCTCATGAGTGGAGGTGTGGGCGCGCCCCCCGGGCATGAGCACATCGACACCCGCGCGCACCCGGGTGGCCGAGTCCGCCAGCCCCGGGAACAGCGGGTCGGGGGCGTAGCGCATCCACCAGTCGGTGATCACCAGCCCCGCGTAGCCCCACTCCCGGCGCAGGATCGTGGAGACCAGGTCGTAGTTGTAGTGCGCCCACTGCCCGTTGATCTTGTTGTAGCTGGTCATGATGACCCGCGGGGCCGCCTCCTCCACGCAGATCTCGAAGCCCCGCAGGTAGATCTCTCGCAGCGCTCGGGCTGAGACTCGCGAGTCGCTGACGGTGCGGGCCGTCTCCTGGTTGTTGGCGGCGAAGTGCTTGGGGCAGGCGGCGACCCCCTGGGACTGGAGGCCCCGCACCACGGCGGCCGCGCACAGCCCCGTCAGCAGGGGGTCCTCACTGAAGTACTCGAAGTTACGGCCGCACAGCGGGTTGCGGTGGATGTTCATGCCCGGTGCCAGCAGGATGTCCGAGCCCTTGGCCACCATCTCCTGGCCGTGGAGGGCGGCCAGCTCCTCGATGAGCGCGGTGTCCCAGGTCGAGGCCAGGGCCGTGCCGCAGGGCAGGAGGGCCGCATGCGTCGCCAGGCGCAGCCCCGAGGGGCCGTCCGTGGTGATGGCCGCCGGGATGCCGCGGCTGCGCAGGCTCGGCGTCACCCCGCCCAGGGCGCCGGCATTGCCCGGCGCCCCCAGCGGGGAGTCCATGGTGATGTCCCCGAAGGTCAGGTCCGCCAGCTCCTCGATGCTCAGCTGGGCCAGGAAGTCCTCGATCCCGGCCCTGCCGGCGACCACCTCGGCGAAGCCGATCCGGCTGCCCGGCACGGGTGGGACCTCGGTGGGCAGGCGCTCCTCGATCCGGGCGCGCAGGTCCGCGGTCGCGGTGGGCGCCTCCTGCCAGCCGGGCATCGGCACGCCATCGGCATCCCGGCTGACCACCATGCGGTTGAAAGTCTCGCTCGGGGCCAGGGCCTCCTCGCACTGGCGCACGACCTCCAGCTCGGCCACCTCAACGGTGCCCGCCGAACGGGTGGACTGGACGTCGTCGCCCACGAGGATCGGGTAGCTGCCCGCCTCCAGGACCCAGGCGTCGGGATGGCCGGTGACTCCGTGGTCGTCGAACACCGCCAGGCGGCGCATCGGGACGCTGATCTCCACCTCCGCCCGCGCCCCCGGCTCCAGCTCGGGGGTGCGGGTGAAGCCCACCAGGCTGCGCTCGGGACGTGTCATCCCGGTCTGCCCGGCCGGTGGGGCCGCGTAGACCTGCACGACGGTCGAGCCCGAGCGCTCCCCGGTGTTGGTGACGGCGGCTCGCACCCTCAGGGCACGGCCATCACTGTCGTCGGGCCCGCTCAGGCCGGCCGGGTCGATGCGCCAGGTGGTGTAGCCCAGGCCGAAGCCGAAGGGGAACTGCACGTCCCCCGGGGCGAAGGTCTCGAAGAAGCGGTAGCCGACGAACACGTCCTCGCTGTAGTTGTTGTAGTCCTCGGCACCGAAGTCGGGGGCACTGGGGTAGTCCTGGTACTCGTGGGCGATCGCGCTGGTCAGGCGCCCACCGGGCTCGACGGCGCCGGTGAGCGCATCCGCCAGCGCCCGGGCCCCCTCCATCCCGCCGGGCCAGGCCAGGATCAGGGCCCCGGCGCCCAGGCGGTCGGCCCAGGACAGATCCATGACGTTGCCGGTGTTGACCACCACGACCATCGACTCAAAGGCCCGTCCCACCCGCTCCAGAAGGGACTCCTCCGCCCCGGTCAGGTAGAAGGAGCCCGGCTCCAGCACATTCTCCCGATCCTCGCCCGCGGCCCTGCCCACGACGACGATCGCCGTGCGGGCCGCCTGCGCCGCCCGCTCGATGGCCTCATCACTGATCGGCATCTCCTCGAAGAAGCGCGGCCACTGGCCCCACTCGCCGCTGGGGGGAGGATTGTCCGCGCACCAGCGGCGGTACTCGGCCGCCAGCTCCTCATCGACAGCGACCCCGGCGGCGACCAGGCTGTCCAGGAGAGTGGTGGTGTAGGCGGCGTTGACGTCTCCCCCCGATCCGTAGCCCACCGCGAACCAGTCGACCTGGACGCGCCCGAAGACCGCCACAGGAGCCTGAGAGGCCAGTGGAAGGGCGCCGTCATTGCGCAGCAGGACCGTCCCGCGAGCGGCCGCCCGCCGGCACAGGTCCGCGAGGCGGGGGTCGACCCAGGCGTCCTTGGCATCCTCACCCTGGAGTTGAACGGATCCTTGTGCGACATCGCTGGGAGTCATGGCCGGTCCTTCCCGATCGTGCGGCTCGCCCTTGTGCCACCTCCAGCCTAGGCGCTCGCGGCTGAATCAGCACGGATTCGGGCGCTGTCGCGGCCGCGGTGATGGGGCCCGCCCGCCCTGTCGGGCGGCTCAGTGACGGGCAGCGAAGGTCGAGTCATCCAGGGTGCGGATGACCCGGGCGGGATTGCCCACGGCCAGGGACCGGGCGGGGATGTCACGGGTGACCACCGAGCCCGCGCCGATGACGCTGTCATCCCCGATCGTCACTCCGGGGCAGACGATCACCCCTCCTCCCAGCCACACGTTGTCCCCCAGGGTGATGGGGTCGGCGGCCTCCAGGCCGGCGGCGCGCGGCGCGGGCTCCAGGGGGTGGACTGG
This genomic interval carries:
- the ilvN gene encoding acetolactate synthase small subunit — its product is MSHKHTLSVLVENKPGVLTRVSALFTRRGFNIHSLAVGPTEHEAISRITVIADAEGLAMEQVIKQLNKLVNVLKIVELDPDTSLARELYLIKVRADDSNRTAVLQIVDLFRAHVVDVAPTSVVIETIGSESKIQALLTALEPHGVKEIVQSGTVAITRGPRSITDQLKEK
- the ilvC gene encoding ketol-acid reductoisomerase: MAAEKFYDDDADLSIIQSKKVAIIGYGSQGHAHALNLRDSGVEVVVGLREGSASVAKAEEAGLTVKPIAEAVAWADVVVVLAPDQVQAALYTAEIEPNIKPGSALLFSHGFNIHFGYIRPSEQIDVVMVAPKGPGHTVRREYEAGRGVPVLVCVEQDASGSAWELALSYAKGVGGTRAGAIKTTFREETETDLFGEQTVLCGGVSQLIQYGFETLTEAGYQPEMAYFEVLHELKLIVDLIVEGGISKQRWSISDTAEYGDYVSGPRVITPEVKEHMKEVLADIQDGTFAKRFMEDQAAGGPEFKELRAKGEGHPIETVGREVRSMFAWRADLDQDYTEGSVAR
- a CDS encoding UvrD-helicase domain-containing protein produces the protein MSKAMNALFGALPMPGAQPAAEAALPALAAPDDAWEPTEAPPAPEDLEDLEQAPQDASAVAPTWEERQAELAALVAGAQARAAAQAQDAVGPQGRAGSQARATGPWGVSVADPQALIEGLNPAQAEAVIHAGSPLLIIAGAGSGKTRVLTHRIAHLIATGRARPGEILAITFTNKAAAEMRERVSALVGPAGERMWVSTFHSACVRILRREHEAAGLRSTFSIYDAADSTRLITLIVRELGIDPKRFTPKVLAHRISDLKNELITPAQFAETAQTSNPLERHLAEVYPAYAARLAAANALDFDDIIMRTVQLLQARPAVAEMYRRRFRHILVDEYQDTNHAQYVLVRELVGPGASGAASPLTPGELTVVGDSDQSIYAFRGATIRNIEEFEKDYPSARTILLEQNYRSTQNILAAANAVIARNTGRRAKNLWTDSGDGAPVVGYVADSEHDEARWISQEIDRLSDEHGLRPADVAVFYRTNAQSRALEEVFIRSGQPYKVVGGTRFYERREIKDAIAYLRAVDNPDDDVNLRRILNVPKRGLGDKAEAALAEHASRHAISFGLAIADAAGALREGAGEAGAAGARGAAEPSEPPAVEGLTTRARNQVRGFHELLTSLRHMLAAGDGVADILDAALDSSGYLAELRASDDPQDATRVENLAELHSVATDFQGANPDGSLADFLERVSLVADSDQLPDAPEQDQGQITLMTVHTAKGLEFPAVFVTGMEDGTFPHMRALAEDSELAEERRLAYVALTRARERLYLTRAAVRSAWGAANAMPASRFLDDIPEQTMEWKRLASSSELLRGSTGWGSGWGEGGFSGRSSRAGRSTRTEDDDFAPPVGAGTRTGRLGRVESAKDRAAKRVEARRARAGKPEQAPADLPACVAGIRVGDQVRHDSYGLGTVVGLEGAGRSTTARVEFVIDGVTVTKRLILRYAPVAKV
- a CDS encoding glycoside hydrolase family 3 protein, whose product is MTPSDVAQGSVQLQGEDAKDAWVDPRLADLCRRAAARGTVLLRNDGALPLASQAPVAVFGRVQVDWFAVGYGSGGDVNAAYTTTLLDSLVAAGVAVDEELAAEYRRWCADNPPPSGEWGQWPRFFEEMPISDEAIERAAQAARTAIVVVGRAAGEDRENVLEPGSFYLTGAEESLLERVGRAFESMVVVVNTGNVMDLSWADRLGAGALILAWPGGMEGARALADALTGAVEPGGRLTSAIAHEYQDYPSAPDFGAEDYNNYSEDVFVGYRFFETFAPGDVQFPFGFGLGYTTWRIDPAGLSGPDDSDGRALRVRAAVTNTGERSGSTVVQVYAAPPAGQTGMTRPERSLVGFTRTPELEPGARAEVEISVPMRRLAVFDDHGVTGHPDAWVLEAGSYPILVGDDVQSTRSAGTVEVAELEVVRQCEEALAPSETFNRMVVSRDADGVPMPGWQEAPTATADLRARIEERLPTEVPPVPGSRIGFAEVVAGRAGIEDFLAQLSIEELADLTFGDITMDSPLGAPGNAGALGGVTPSLRSRGIPAAITTDGPSGLRLATHAALLPCGTALASTWDTALIEELAALHGQEMVAKGSDILLAPGMNIHRNPLCGRNFEYFSEDPLLTGLCAAAVVRGLQSQGVAACPKHFAANNQETARTVSDSRVSARALREIYLRGFEICVEEAAPRVIMTSYNKINGQWAHYNYDLVSTILRREWGYAGLVITDWWMRYAPDPLFPGLADSATRVRAGVDVLMPGGRAHTSTHEEGHDDSIVEGHREAGLTLGEVQASARRVLELLVALHR